In Anaerolineales bacterium, the following are encoded in one genomic region:
- a CDS encoding NADH-quinone oxidoreductase subunit L: MDSFHLVPLVVFLPLAGFLLNIAIGRRLGERGSALIAIAAVFGAFVVAVLQALSLAAHPHGAAVPLADWINIGSLQVPWGFQVDTLSVTMMLVVSGVGTLIHIYASGYMFYDVRYKEDPASYTRFFIYLNLFIAAMMVLVSGNSYLMLFVGWEGVGLCSFLLIGFWYNRNPDGKKGFLNSQAAKKAFVANRVGDFGFLIAVFAIFWAFGSLKFDEVLPLAGTVAPAVILLITLALLLGVTGKSAQLPLYVWLPDAMAGPTPVSALIHAATMVTAGVYLVARSAPLFAVSPVAQTTVAVVGGLTALFAASIAVAQTDIKKVLAYSTISQLGFMVAAVGMGAFVAGMFHLVTHAFFKALLFMGSGSVILALERAHHPLEDDPYLPKKKKKKHDEHHAHGHLDPQDMRIMGGLRKQIPVTYWVYMIGAVALAGLPPLAGFFSKDEILTDALHANVFVYVLLTAAAFLTAFYMGRQMLMVFFGQPRSDAAAHAVESPPVVTVPLMVLAALSAFGGLLNFPGWHPLTDWLEHTLGHDLAHATVFNPGVAAFSTLLAGLAIYLSWQLYGRQPLKERQADPLKKRLGWLYKAMENKWWVDELYFAIIINPYKRMAAFLADKVDWDFWHDWVHDTLIAKGFRGLAHFLANPVDLGVIDGLANGLAKTAQGLGRGLSLLQNGLVRNYALVTFLGVVIMIGYLVFSS, translated from the coding sequence GTGGACAGCTTTCATTTAGTCCCCCTGGTTGTATTCCTGCCGCTCGCGGGCTTTCTGTTGAACATAGCGATCGGCCGCCGCCTGGGCGAGCGCGGCTCGGCCCTGATCGCGATCGCGGCGGTGTTCGGCGCCTTTGTGGTGGCGGTGCTACAGGCGCTGAGCCTGGCGGCGCACCCGCACGGCGCCGCCGTGCCGCTGGCCGACTGGATCAATATCGGCAGCCTGCAGGTCCCCTGGGGCTTCCAGGTCGATACGCTCTCCGTGACGATGATGCTGGTGGTGTCCGGTGTAGGTACTCTGATCCACATCTACGCCTCCGGCTATATGTTTTACGATGTGCGCTACAAAGAAGACCCAGCCAGCTACACGCGCTTTTTCATCTACTTGAACCTGTTCATCGCGGCCATGATGGTGCTGGTCAGCGGCAATAGCTACTTAATGCTGTTTGTCGGCTGGGAAGGTGTGGGGTTGTGCTCCTTCCTCTTGATCGGCTTTTGGTACAACCGCAACCCGGACGGCAAGAAGGGTTTCCTCAACTCACAGGCGGCCAAAAAGGCTTTTGTGGCCAACCGTGTGGGCGACTTTGGTTTTCTGATCGCAGTCTTCGCCATTTTCTGGGCCTTTGGCTCGCTGAAATTCGACGAGGTTCTGCCGTTGGCAGGCACGGTGGCCCCGGCCGTGATCTTGCTGATCACCCTGGCGCTGCTGCTGGGCGTGACTGGCAAGTCGGCCCAGCTGCCGCTGTACGTCTGGCTGCCGGACGCCATGGCTGGCCCCACGCCGGTCTCGGCGCTGATCCATGCGGCCACGATGGTGACGGCCGGCGTGTATCTGGTGGCGCGTTCGGCCCCGTTGTTCGCCGTCTCGCCGGTGGCACAGACCACAGTGGCCGTGGTGGGCGGGCTGACCGCCTTGTTCGCCGCCAGTATTGCTGTGGCGCAAACCGATATCAAGAAAGTGCTGGCGTATTCCACCATCAGCCAGCTGGGCTTCATGGTGGCGGCGGTGGGTATGGGCGCCTTCGTGGCCGGCATGTTCCACCTGGTGACGCATGCCTTCTTCAAGGCGCTGTTGTTCATGGGCTCCGGCTCGGTGATCCTGGCATTGGAACGGGCACACCATCCGCTGGAGGATGACCCTTACCTGCCCAAGAAGAAGAAAAAGAAGCACGACGAACACCACGCGCATGGCCACTTGGATCCGCAGGACATGCGCATTATGGGCGGCCTGCGCAAGCAGATCCCGGTTACGTATTGGGTTTACATGATCGGTGCAGTGGCCCTGGCGGGCCTGCCGCCGCTGGCCGGCTTCTTCTCCAAAGACGAAATTTTGACGGACGCGCTGCATGCCAATGTGTTCGTATATGTGCTGCTGACCGCGGCCGCCTTCCTGACCGCCTTTTATATGGGCCGCCAAATGCTAATGGTCTTTTTCGGCCAGCCGCGCTCTGACGCGGCGGCGCACGCCGTGGAAAGCCCGCCGGTGGTCACTGTGCCTCTGATGGTGCTGGCCGCTCTGTCCGCTTTCGGCGGCCTGCTCAACTTCCCTGGCTGGCACCCGCTGACCGACTGGCTGGAGCACACCCTGGGCCACGACCTGGCGCACGCCACGGTCTTCAATCCCGGCGTGGCGGCCTTCTCCACCCTGCTGGCCGGCCTAGCCATCTACCTGTCCTGGCAGCTGTACGGCCGCCAGCCGTTGAAGGAGCGCCAGGCTGACCCACTAAAGAAGCGCCTGGGCTGGCTGTATAAGGCCATGGAAAACAAGTGGTGGGTGGACGAGCTGTATTTCGCCATCATCATCAACCCGTACAAGCGCATGGCCGCTTTCCTGGCCGACAAGGTGGACTGGGACTTTTGGCATGATTGGGTGCACGACACCTTGATCGCCAAAGGCTTCCGCGGGTTGGCCCACTTCTTGGCCAACCCGGTCGACCTGGGCGTGATCGATGGCTTGGCCAATGGCCTGGCCAAGACCGCCCAAGGGCTGGGCCGCGGGTTGAGCCTGCTGCAGAACGGCCTGGTGCGCAATTACGCCCTGGTGACCTTCCTGGGCGTGGTCATTATGATCGGATACCTCGTATTCTCTAGCTGA